A region of the Synechococcus sp. PCC 7502 genome:
GCGATCGCTTTGGCGGCTTCCAAGTACATATCCGTAGTGATTTTGGCAACACGACTATCTAATGCTCCCCGAAATACACCGGGAAATGCTAGGACATTATTAATTTGATTGGGATAATCACTGCGCCCAGTGGCAATTACGGCAACATCATTTTCCACTAATTCGGGTTGAATTTCAGGAATAGGATTAGCCATCGCAAAGACAATACGTTGATCTGCCATAGTTCTGACCATTTCGGGCGTAAGGGCTTTAGGCACACTTAGCCCCACAAATACATCGGCTCCGACTAGCACCTCGGCTAAACTTCCGGGTTGATCGCTGGCAAATTCTAGTTTTTCTGTGGTCAAATTGGGGCGATCGCGACTTATACAGCCCTTAGAATCGCACATCACAATATTGGCAACTCCCGCTTTGCGTAACAGGCGAGCCACGGAAATTCCAGAGGCACCCGCCCCATTCATCACCACCCTAATTTTATCTATAGGTTTACCCACTACCTTAATCGCATTAAGCATTGCTGCCACCACCACGATCGCCGTGCCATGTTGATCGTCATGAAATACGGGAATATTTAATTCATCTTGGAGTCTTTTTTCGATTTCAAAACATCGAGGCGCGCTAATATCCTCTAAATTTACACCACCAAAGCCCGGAGCTAAATATTTAACGGTTTTCACGATTTCTTCCACATCCTGAGTGGCAAGGCAAATGGGAAAAGCATCTAAATTACCAAATTTCTTAAACAGCATGGCTTTTCCTTCCATCACAGGCAAGGCGGCTTCAGGTCCAATATTACCTAATCCCAGCACAGCGCTTCCATCGGTAACAATCGCAATCATATTACTCTTAATTGTCAGGTCGTAGGCACGATTCACATCTTCGGCGATCGCCATACATACCCTACCTACACCGGGTGTATAGACCATTGCCAAGTCATCCTGTCCATTGACTTCAACTTTGGAATGAACGCTAATTTTGCCGTGGTGATGGACATCAAAGGTGCGATCGCTCACACTTAGGAACCTAATCTCAGGTAAATCCTTCACAACACTGACTAACTCTTCGGCATGAACTTCACTGTATGCATTCACGACCACATCCCGAATGATACTTTTACGGGTTTGCTGAATTAAGTTAATCTGCCCTAGGGTTCCGCCCGCCTCTGCCAATGCCGTTAATACTGAAGCCAACATGCCCGCCCGATGGGGTAACTGTACTCTGATGGTTAGACTATAACTAGGATTCGGGGTCAGTTGTTGCATGGATTATAGTTCATAATTTGTTTAGCTGTACTTTACCATAATCAAAAACTAGGTACACTATATGTGCCAATTGATACGCCAATTGATATGCCCATTGAATTACAGACCGCCATTGCCGATTTACGTAATTATCTGCGTCCCGATCAACGGAAAATGTCCTACTGGCAAGATGGGGAAATGGCAGTATCCGCAGTGCCGGGAGCAGGCAAATCTACGGGAATGGCAACTTTAGCGGCGATCGCTATCCTAGAGCATAATCTCAATCGCAATCATCAATTAATTATCGTCACCTTCACCAGAGCCGCCGCCAACAATATTCGCTCTAAAGTCAATCAAAAACTAGCAGAACTTTTAAGAGAACCGCGCCTAGCTCGCACATTTCAAACCGCTTTTATTGCCAATACTCTGCATGGTTTAGCTTTTAGCATTGCTGGCTCCCATCGTGAATTGGCTGGCTTCAGTGAAAATGAAACTAAAATCATCTCAGAATCACAAAAACTCCGCCTAGTCCGACTGGCGATCGCTGAATGGATCAGAAATTATCCCCAACAATATAATCACCTAATTGCCGGTAGAAGTTTTGATGGGGAGGAATCAGAACGCCTGCGCCGCCAAACGGTTCTACGCACAGATATTTTACCTAGCCTTGCCCTTGAGATTATCTCGACCGCTAAGAGTTCACAGCTACTGCCCCAAAACTTACAGGAACAAGGGGAAATTTTAGAAACTGGGGCGGGTTTATATGAAACCTATAATAAATTACTCAAAGCGGAACAAGCGATCGACTACGATGACATGATTATCGGTTCACTCCGAGTCCTAGAAAATCCTACAGCCCGACAACTTTGGCAAGAACGCACCTTTGCCGTATTTGAAGATGAAGCACAGGATTCCTCTCCGCTTCAAACCCAGTTATTAAAGCAATTAGCCACTAAGTCAGATAATAACGCAAATAATTCAA
Encoded here:
- a CDS encoding NAD-dependent malic enzyme, whose amino-acid sequence is MQQLTPNPSYSLTIRVQLPHRAGMLASVLTALAEAGGTLGQINLIQQTRKSIIRDVVVNAYSEVHAEELVSVVKDLPEIRFLSVSDRTFDVHHHGKISVHSKVEVNGQDDLAMVYTPGVGRVCMAIAEDVNRAYDLTIKSNMIAIVTDGSAVLGLGNIGPEAALPVMEGKAMLFKKFGNLDAFPICLATQDVEEIVKTVKYLAPGFGGVNLEDISAPRCFEIEKRLQDELNIPVFHDDQHGTAIVVVAAMLNAIKVVGKPIDKIRVVMNGAGASGISVARLLRKAGVANIVMCDSKGCISRDRPNLTTEKLEFASDQPGSLAEVLVGADVFVGLSVPKALTPEMVRTMADQRIVFAMANPIPEIQPELVENDVAVIATGRSDYPNQINNVLAFPGVFRGALDSRVAKITTDMYLEAAKAIASLVSPNDLAPDFIIPSVFDPRVASAVAAAVTQCARDAGLANL